DNA from Mustela erminea isolate mMusErm1 chromosome 18, mMusErm1.Pri, whole genome shotgun sequence:
ctctctctcctgccttgcTGTCTGGAGATCCCATATCGAGGGCATGGGACCAGGGCCAAGGCACGGATGGGCCTTACTGTCCTTGGGTAATCATCACAACATATTCTGGGAAGTGGGGAGACTTCTTGCTCTCTACACTGAGGATGGGGCCAGTGTCTCAAGGACACTTTAAGGTCACTTGGTCCAAGGTATTCAGCGGGTTCAAGTGGGACCTTCCTCATTTGCACTTGCTGGTTGATCTGTACCAGCATCTGGCTGTATGTTCCAGTCTGGCTCAGGAGAACGGAATCATGGTCCCTGCTGACGTTGAGCTCCTAGTGGAGCCTAGATCTGGGCTCCCTGTGGCCACGTCTCCAGCCAGGTGGCCTCTGGCAAGGCCTTTGGCCTCCACCTGGGGCTCTGCGCCTCCTGCCACGGTTGTGAGGCTGCAGGGTGACTGTGGAGTAGAACACCTGCTGTGTGCGGGGGTGCACCCGCGCCCAGAACGGAGATCCTGCCTCTCCCGAGTGCCCTGTCTATGGCGACGCTTGACTGTTACTCACTGATCTCTAGCGAGGAGATTGGCTTCATTCTGGCTCTAAACGTTCCTGCTCTGGATATAACATTTCTCTTTTGAGTGCTCACTCTGGCTGGAGTGCAAGCTTTCCTGTCCCAGCTGTCCCCACGGAGGCCCTCACCCCACACTGTGGCTGCGACCCCTGCCCACAGCCGACCCTCCTTGGGTCCGGTCTGCTGGCACGGCCCGGGTCCCATGTGCTGCTGGAACTTCTTGGACCCCTGAGGCTGGTCTCtgtcaggaggcagaaggagttTGGGTGAGGGCCAAAGAAATCTGCGTCTTGCCAGCGACTCCCGGCTCTGCCCTGGGTGGCTGCTGTCCTTGCGGGGCCAGCCCGAGGGGCTGTGATGTGTGTGAACGTGTGCCACTCTCCATGACCTGCACCTCCCCAAGGGTGCCCCTCTGTTACAGAGGCCAGCCCACTGGTACCTAGAGACCAGAGACCCAGACTGGGTCAGGCCAGACCTGACCGTGCTGCACACGGAGGAGATGATAGGCGCTGGACGATGGCATGTCGAGGCTGCTTTGACCTTTCGTGAGTCCCTTTCATCTGCCGCCCCCACGGCCATCTTTAGAAACCTGTGCAGTGGTCTGAGGGAATGGGTTCGTTCTTCTGGGCCTTCCCCTCTCCCCGAGTTGATTTCTTTGCTGTTGGCTTAGACTCGGTGGGCCCAGTGGAGTATGCCAGGGTCTTTGTCAAGGGGGCCATTTGTGACTTCGGGCTTGACAGGCCACTTGCTGGAGCCTGTGACAACAGTGGCCCtaactcctcctccctcctccccgcccacTTAATGTCCTTCTCGCGTGACACAGGACGAGTGCACCCTAGCAGGGGACAGGCACACTGGTGGTCCTGGGAGGCAGTCAGGAGGGCAGAATGGACAGGCAGAGGCCACTGAATCAAAGGGCAGGAGACCCCAGAGGAGGGGCCTGGACCTTCCTCTGAAACAGCTGTGCTGCTCGTTCGAATCCTGCCCGTCTTGATCGTAGCCCAGTTGCCTGGGAAAGGCAGGcctggtggggggagtggggcagggccCAGCGGAGGCCCAGCTCCAGGTGGGGTGCAAGTTCTGAACCTTGTCTGGAGCTTTTCTGTCCCATCTGTCCAGTGTCCCAGACCCAGGGTGGAAGTGAGAAGGTAATGCCAGGCCTTGGGTTGCGTGAATCTTGGAACTATGCTAACAGACCCCGGATGGGGAGTTTGGGTGCCTAAGACCCCTGAGGGCCCTAAAACCTTATTCTAGGGCAGGCTTGGTcgtggtggtggggagaaggcCCTTCACCTCTACGCGCTTGCTCTCCTCTGTGGTTTGACAGCCTCCCCTCCTAGAGATGCGTGCTGTGCCTTCCTCTGTCTGAGTGTGCGCTTAGCCCTTTGTAGAATCCCCTGGGCTGCTTATGGCTTCCTCTGTCCCCTGGCAGCCCTGCCCTTGGCAGCAGGGGAACCCAGCCTGCTTTCTTCCTGGGGTGAACCGGTGGCTCAGCTGCCCTCCCTTAAGTAGCCCCAGACTTCTGCCCAGGTGAGCGGCTGGGCCTGGGCCGCAGGTTGGCCCTGGCACGTGGCAGGATCGTGCCCTCGCTTGTCCCCGAGTTGCCTGGTCGCCTGGGTGTCTGGTGCGAAGCCGTGATGTGCCACTCTTGTGCTTCTCCCCCAGGTCCTTCAAGAGGAGCGATCCCGTTAATCCGTACCATGTAGGCTCTGGCTATGTCTTTGCGCCGGCTACCAGCGCCAACGATAGTGAGATATCGAGCGACGCACTGACGGATGACTCCATGTCCATGACGGACAGCAGCGTGTAAGTATCCCGGTAGCCCTGTCGTGTCCACGGCGGGCAGGGTGACCTGCCAGGCCAGCTGGCTGTAGTCTCCAGCCCCTCGAGGCTGGCCTTGCAAAGGCCATCTGGGCGTGTGCGGACAtttgcttgggggtgggggtgggggagtgtgcTGGGGCTGTGGCACacgggtggggtgtggggggtgatGAGGTCATCCAGGCGGTGGCGAGCTTAGGGCCTTGGAAGGAAAGTTGGCCGGTGGAAACCTAAAGTAAGGTAGAAGGTTGAGATGACCATCCGTGGAGTTACGAGTTCAGAAAGCCGTCTTCTGGTTGTCCGTTGCCTTTCTTCCGTGGCGCACGTGCACGGCTGGTCTTGAAGCCCAAGGTGTCCAGTCTGCAGAACTAGGAGGTGGGAGACGGGGTGGCGTAGGGACGATTCGTGTGTACGTGTGTTGGTTGTTTCCGAAGGACAAGGCGTTGATGGTGAGGGTCAGAAAGCCAGAGCTCTCTGAAGGCCCCCGGTGCGTGAGGTTCCCTCATGGACGTGTTCTGGTGGACATCAGCTCACTACGTGCTGGCGGAGGGCCTGCTCTGTGTCCGCTTCTGCCGCCGAGTAGGGCTTCTCTCCAAAGTTGTCTGACCTGGGATCTCTGGAAGTCGAACGCAACTGGCATACTAAgggttttctcctttctttaaaaaaaaaaaaaaatttttttttattgttgaagtatggttgacaccACGTTGTAGTAGTTCCAGATACACAACATCGTGATCCCATCATTCTGTTCATGGCTCAGTGTTCACGACAAATGTAGTCTCCACCTGCCACCAGCCCGCGTTGCTCCAGTGCTGTCGACGGAAGTCCCCATGCCGTACTCCTCTCCGTGACTGACTTACCGTGTAACTGGGGGTCTGTACCTCTTGACGCTCTTTGCCTATTtcgcccatccccccacacccctagagtttgttcctttgctttccaAAAACAATCCAAGTCATCAGCCTGCAAGGTCTGAGGAGGTCAGCAGGTGGGGTCTGTCAGGTGGGGTCACGGCTTGCATTGAAAGTCAGCGGAAGTCATGCAGTGGTGTTCACTGTGTGGAACAGCCATTCTTTCTGTCtcatcactgtgtgtgtgtagagtGGGGTACCCCATCTCTTGTCATCCTTTGGAATTCTGATTCAGGAGAGCCAAGGGAAGTGAAGCCTGGGGTTGGGCAAAAGTCCCCCAAGAGCCCACCCAGCGTCCAGTTGAGAACCGCCATTCCAGAAAGGGTCTTTGAAGACGTTCCACAGGTGTGTTTGCAGTGGGAATCTCCTTTGCCAAGGGGACAGTTTGGAAAggcaaacccactgagccatgtaTCATGGCATATGTAGAATTTGTTCCTTTTAGCAGCCTCACTGGACCATCTCTTCTTCTAGTTTGTTGGAAATGATCTGGTTTCCGTTGGCCAGGGTCCTGTGTTTCGGCCTGTGGCATGGGGCCGCTTGGAAGGGAAGTCGATATGGTTGGCTTGGGATTCCACGGTTGGTCTTCCCAGTGGCTTTCCTTGTGTTATCTCAGATCCCCTGTCAGTCAAGGGAGGGAGAGCCACAAGGTGACAGGTTCCATTTTACTCCAAGAAGAGCATTTTGGCGTTAAAGAGAACAGAATAAGGGTACACCTCTTTCATCCAACGTGGAGAAATGAAGGGTTCTGTGGAAGTTAGTTTCCTGTCCAAACTTGAGAAAAGTTACCCTTTGATGGTCACAGTCCTTAAAACAATAACTTCTTTCCTATGTTAATTGAAAAGGATGAGGCATTATTTATTGTTTGATTTCAATCATTAATATCTGATCTGTTTTCATGCTATATTGTAGTGTTCCCTCCCAGCGCACAAGGCCACGGAAGGCTGTCTGCCCCTGCATAGGCATACGGGCAGCACCCCCACTTTTGGAAAAATGGTTTTCCGTTTTTCTCTCGGTCATTCTGCCTACCGCCATATTTTGCCATATTCTGTCTGTGTGCTTGCTTCTAGAAACACTACTCCTTTAGCTTTCATTTGTGGATTCTTGGGGCAGGGATGGTCTTAGCGTCTTGAGTGAAAGAGTTAGTTGGGTTGGAATGAGGGTGCTAAGACTATAAGGCTTCTGTTTGGTTTTCTTAGAAGCTGTTCTTGGCTGGCTTTCTGGCCCTGTCAGCCCCCACCGtgcaggcactgttctgggttCATGATGCGCTAACTTGGGTGTAGTCCCCATGCCTGTCTGAGCCCCACAAGAGGTCAGGAGGCAGGTGGTCACTTGTGACTCTCACAGCTGGGACAGTCGGGCCTTTTGCTAGTGCAGCAGGGCCCATGCCTTTTGCCTGTCACTTCCCTCGCCGCAAACACGACCATTTCCAACACAGGGTGTTGGGAGGACCCATTGGGAATGAGACCTTTAAGCCACTTTGAGTTCCTTTTATTTGTTAGGGATCCacactgctttcttttttgaatggTTACAGGGAGGGATAGGAGGGAACAAGTTCTAACTTCTCCCTGGCActggccccacccctcccccaccccccttcatcAGCCCCTTCCCGGAAGAACTTTCTCAGTTTGTCATTTTAGAGATGACTTGAAAGTTCTCGCCCTTTACATGTCAGCGGAGACACCTGTGGACATGAAGCCCCGGCTAGCCCCTGACCGGGATCTGGGAGGGAACCTTGGCTGGTCGGCTGTTCTAGGTCACTGGGATAGGGCGTGGGCTAGGGCCAGGAAAGGGCAAGCCCCTCGAAGCATCACTTTCTCTTTGGGGCATGCTAGGTACCCCTGGGTCCCGAGTGGTAGGACATCAGGGCCAAAGGCAAGTGCCTGGAAGGCTTGGGGCCCCAGGACCTCAGTATTGGGGCTGACCTTCTTGACATCAGTGTTACGCACCTCGAGGCCTTCTCCCAGCCAGATGGGCAGGTcatccctgagccaccagcgcaGCTCTACCCGTTGGGCAGGGTCATGCCAACTTGGGGCAAATACCTCATCAGTGTGgggtcctcctctctctctggagcTGTTTGTCCAGGGCCACTTATCTCATGCAGACCACAGCGGTGGCAAAGAGTTCTCTGGAATAAGAACCCGTCCTCTggatggtgggtgggggtggggttcctCTGGGTCTCGGGCTGCCAGGCGCTGGGCGTCCCTGGGCCGTCCTGCTCCTGAAGGCTTGGCGCGCATGGAGAGTGCGGGCTGTGCGAGCCACTTTCTGGCCGGCTGGCCCAGGGTGGGTGTGATCTGCCCGGTGGCGGGCGGGTCACCCGGGATTCCCAGGGCTGGGATTAGACCCCTCTTCAGAGCGC
Protein-coding regions in this window:
- the LOC116577467 gene encoding uncharacterized protein LOC116577467 — its product is MVTGRDRREQVLTSPWHWPHPSPTPLHQPLPGRTFSVCHFRDDLKVLALYMSAETPVDMKPRLAPDRDLGGNLGWSAVLGHWDRAWARARKGQAPRSITFSLGHARYPWVPSGRTSGPKASAWKAWGPRTSVLGLTFLTSVLRTSRPSPSQMGRSSLSHQRSSTRWAGSCQLGANTSSVWGPPLSLELFVQGHLSHADHSGGKEFSGIRTRPLDGGWGWGSSGSRAARRWASLGRPAPEGLARMESAGCASHFLAGWPRVGVICPVAGGSPGIPRAGIRPLFRALPIVGLAQMRAGSRREIKCVGDEKLH